A window of the Paenibacillus woosongensis genome harbors these coding sequences:
- a CDS encoding WXG100 family type VII secretion target, giving the protein MSNLTFSPGQARSVAKSILNKGRNAKDLVEQLHREINSVEGWWQGDSAKAFVDEFRQLKPNLDKLVECVENISKNLDKIADIKEQSEKDIASALRK; this is encoded by the coding sequence ATGTCAAACTTAACGTTTAGTCCTGGGCAGGCCCGCAGTGTGGCCAAGTCTATTCTGAACAAAGGCAGAAATGCGAAGGATCTGGTAGAGCAGCTGCACAGAGAAATTAATTCCGTTGAGGGCTGGTGGCAAGGGGATTCCGCCAAGGCTTTCGTGGACGAGTTCAGACAGTTGAAGCCTAACCTTGATAAGTTGGTTGAATGCGTGGAGAACATCAGCAAGAACCTCGACAAAATCGCTGATATCAAGGAGCAAAGCGAGAAAGATATCGCTAGCGCGCTTCGTAAATAA
- a CDS encoding WXG100 family type VII secretion target, with product MPSSGEIRRKAAGVRVISEDIRRESSKYQSVVGDVSTWWKGEAGTSFRTGYQQIHREISDLLRKLESLESKLGSNLAHAVDRAEEERRRKAMEERQRLAALKP from the coding sequence ATGCCTTCATCAGGAGAAATCCGCAGAAAAGCAGCTGGAGTACGTGTCATATCCGAAGATATCAGGCGCGAGTCATCGAAGTACCAAAGTGTTGTGGGCGATGTGAGCACCTGGTGGAAGGGAGAAGCGGGCACCAGCTTTAGAACCGGGTACCAGCAGATTCATCGCGAAATCAGCGATCTGCTCCGCAAGCTGGAAAGCCTGGAATCCAAGCTCGGCAGCAATTTGGCCCATGCGGTCGATCGGGCGGAAGAGGAGCGAAGGCGGAAAGCGATGGAGGAGCGGCAGCGTTTGGCGGCGCTGAAGCCATAG
- a CDS encoding EsaB/YukD family protein: protein MDYVVVTFQAGEGFAKELKVPAFVTSGELLAMLSDALGLSITPEHRLQAEPLGRILDPARTLEEEGVAFGALLTLI from the coding sequence ATGGACTATGTCGTAGTAACGTTTCAGGCTGGCGAGGGCTTCGCGAAGGAATTGAAGGTGCCTGCCTTTGTAACTTCCGGGGAACTGCTGGCGATGCTGTCCGACGCGCTGGGCCTGTCCATCACTCCGGAGCATCGGCTGCAGGCCGAGCCGCTGGGGCGCATACTTGACCCCGCCCGGACGCTGGAGGAAGAAGGCGTGGCCTTCGGAGCACTGCTGACTCTCATTTAG
- the essC gene encoding type VII secretion protein EssC produces the protein MINEKYEFSRQPRFLPEMPSGEIEIPNPPHAYEKPEISWFTLLAPPVVMLVITLLLALTYQSMFMMLSIAMTVMTLIVSLATAASQIKKYRKKKKEREQKYLQFIADTRSELMLAREQQIKAMNEMNPEPAACLQRIQDIDNRLWERTPSSPDFLSLRLGVGSVPAALHIKYTKQAIIMESDPLIMEPQRLALEFERVQDVPVSINLMASEICGIAGEEEKTFAMVTQMLLQLVTHHGYDDVRIVVLAAEEGLEKWSWLRQLPHLWTDGFDARFLLCGKAIAHQVLGGLHEVLKERERKEVAGSPLPHFVFIVEDPTLLEEEPINKYLYNKCASLGVSSVYIAKNQAYLPMNCKQVIVLQGKNGELADRESGEKSTFIPDQVPMRQLEEAVRRMAPLRIKNSSASFALPTSLTLLDLLQAKTTGEVDLLSRWTRNKPFKGMSVPIGIKAGGSLFHLDMHETGHGPHGLVAGTTGSGKSELLQSIIISLAINYHPHDVVFVLIDYKGGGMADIFKGMPHLVGTITNLGGNQTTRALLSIKSELMRRQRVFSEFGVNNIDRYQKLYYSQNEDGRMPAIPHLIMIADEFAELKQDQPEFMKELVSTARVGRSLGVHLILATQKPAGVVDDQIWSNSKFKICLKVQDEADSKDVIKRPDAAMIKEPGRAYIQVGNDEIFELFQSAYSGADYDPEGEMLKSENRTKRIYEISLHGRAEQIYPLEEEKIALKEMPSQLKCMVEHIISFSEQSGVQALKGPWLPPLPDTVYLDDLYDPGTGLNMELGWPGEEAILSAPIGLVDDPRGQLQEPLMIDFAAEGNLFVYGSPGTGKTYLLRSLCMSLAYKYSPSDVHLYVMDFGGSSFKLFERLPHCGGVMTLEQESTIQQFVLFLFRVMDERKRLFEESQSDGFNDYRLNGGKLPAIVLVIDNYFALSETYEEIDEKMVTLAREGSKFGIYMVVTATNSSLVRYKLSVNFKMAVALQLTDKGEYANIVGRTEGLEPAKVPGRGLVNGKPPLEFQTAIPEFSERSMEELIQDFEFFAKENLVEPATPIPIMPAKIDMREINQGGELLAIGLGDHDLMPVYVDLTVTPVIMIAGDAMSGKSTQLVSWISMLDEKLGSDRLEVYALDSSSMGIYELMKLPCVTDLSQVEDMYDFIDAVKQELDDRRGKFLAARQANGDLNALVRSWKQMIFVIDNLSELTNGDQYSLKELIERIAKQERGMKVAVIAADQTSELANNWDSLGKVLREEQTGLLLGSLKEQSLFNTRFPYGSQEKDMELGDGYFIVKNKFTGLRTATFSRQQEKVMI, from the coding sequence ATGATTAACGAAAAATATGAATTTAGCCGTCAGCCCCGTTTCTTGCCGGAAATGCCCAGCGGAGAAATCGAAATTCCCAATCCGCCTCATGCGTACGAGAAGCCGGAAATATCCTGGTTCACGTTATTGGCTCCGCCGGTCGTGATGCTGGTCATTACATTACTGCTCGCCTTGACTTACCAGTCGATGTTCATGATGCTGTCCATCGCGATGACCGTCATGACGCTGATCGTGTCGCTTGCTACCGCTGCTTCGCAAATCAAGAAGTACCGAAAGAAGAAAAAAGAGCGCGAGCAGAAGTATTTGCAATTTATCGCAGATACCCGCAGCGAGCTGATGTTGGCCAGAGAACAGCAAATCAAAGCCATGAACGAGATGAATCCGGAGCCTGCGGCCTGTCTGCAGCGCATTCAGGACATCGATAACCGGCTGTGGGAGCGAACGCCATCTTCACCGGACTTCCTGTCGCTTCGTCTTGGGGTAGGTAGCGTCCCTGCGGCGCTGCACATCAAATATACGAAGCAGGCGATCATCATGGAGAGCGACCCGCTCATCATGGAGCCGCAGAGGCTGGCCCTCGAATTTGAGCGGGTTCAGGATGTGCCGGTGTCGATCAATCTGATGGCTTCGGAAATTTGCGGCATCGCCGGAGAGGAAGAGAAGACGTTCGCGATGGTCACTCAGATGCTGCTGCAGCTCGTTACGCATCACGGATACGACGATGTGCGCATCGTCGTGCTGGCTGCAGAGGAAGGGCTGGAGAAGTGGAGCTGGCTCCGGCAGCTGCCGCATCTGTGGACGGACGGCTTCGATGCAAGGTTCCTCCTCTGCGGCAAGGCGATTGCGCATCAGGTGCTCGGCGGGCTGCACGAAGTGCTGAAGGAACGGGAGCGTAAAGAGGTAGCCGGGAGTCCGCTGCCGCATTTCGTCTTCATCGTGGAGGATCCTACGCTTCTGGAAGAGGAGCCGATCAATAAATACTTGTACAACAAATGCGCTTCGCTTGGGGTGTCATCGGTATATATCGCCAAGAATCAGGCTTATCTGCCGATGAACTGCAAGCAGGTCATCGTCCTGCAGGGCAAGAACGGCGAGCTGGCTGACCGGGAGTCCGGCGAGAAATCGACATTCATCCCGGATCAGGTTCCCATGCGGCAGCTGGAGGAGGCCGTGCGCCGGATGGCCCCGCTGCGGATCAAAAATTCGAGCGCGAGCTTTGCGCTGCCGACCTCGCTGACGCTGCTGGATCTGCTGCAGGCCAAGACGACCGGGGAAGTCGATCTGCTGTCCCGCTGGACGAGAAACAAGCCGTTCAAGGGCATGAGCGTGCCGATCGGGATCAAAGCCGGAGGCAGCCTGTTCCATCTTGATATGCACGAGACCGGCCACGGTCCGCATGGCCTGGTAGCCGGGACGACGGGCTCCGGGAAAAGTGAGCTCCTGCAGAGCATCATCATTTCCCTGGCGATCAACTATCATCCGCATGATGTCGTGTTCGTGCTGATCGACTATAAGGGCGGCGGCATGGCTGATATTTTCAAGGGCATGCCGCATCTGGTCGGGACGATTACCAACCTGGGCGGGAATCAGACGACACGCGCCCTTTTGTCCATTAAGAGCGAGCTGATGCGGAGACAGCGTGTGTTCTCGGAATTTGGGGTAAATAACATAGACAGATACCAGAAGCTCTATTACAGCCAAAACGAGGATGGCCGCATGCCGGCGATTCCTCACTTGATCATGATTGCCGACGAGTTCGCCGAGCTGAAGCAGGATCAGCCGGAGTTCATGAAAGAGCTGGTCAGTACCGCGCGGGTCGGCCGAAGCCTCGGCGTCCATTTGATCCTGGCGACGCAGAAGCCGGCAGGCGTCGTGGACGACCAGATTTGGAGCAACTCCAAATTTAAAATCTGCCTGAAGGTTCAGGACGAGGCCGACAGCAAGGACGTGATCAAACGGCCGGATGCGGCGATGATCAAGGAGCCGGGCCGGGCGTATATCCAGGTGGGCAACGACGAGATTTTTGAGCTGTTTCAATCGGCGTATTCTGGGGCGGATTACGACCCGGAAGGAGAAATGCTCAAGAGCGAGAACCGCACGAAGCGCATTTACGAAATTTCGCTTCATGGGCGCGCCGAGCAAATCTATCCGCTGGAGGAGGAGAAGATTGCGCTGAAGGAAATGCCTTCTCAGTTGAAGTGCATGGTTGAGCACATTATCTCCTTCTCGGAACAGAGCGGAGTACAGGCGCTTAAAGGGCCTTGGCTCCCGCCGCTTCCAGATACGGTGTACCTGGACGATCTGTACGATCCGGGAACCGGGCTGAATATGGAGCTTGGCTGGCCTGGGGAAGAAGCGATCCTCAGCGCACCGATCGGTCTGGTGGATGATCCGCGGGGCCAGCTGCAGGAGCCGCTCATGATCGATTTTGCGGCTGAGGGCAATCTCTTCGTGTACGGTTCTCCGGGCACAGGCAAGACGTATCTCCTGAGGTCGCTGTGCATGTCGCTGGCCTATAAGTATTCGCCGTCCGACGTTCATTTGTATGTCATGGATTTCGGAGGTTCCTCCTTCAAGCTGTTCGAGCGCCTGCCGCATTGCGGAGGAGTTATGACGCTGGAGCAGGAGTCGACGATCCAGCAATTTGTCTTATTCCTGTTCAGGGTAATGGATGAGCGCAAGAGGCTGTTCGAGGAAAGCCAGAGCGATGGCTTTAACGATTACAGGCTTAACGGCGGGAAGCTCCCGGCCATCGTACTCGTCATCGACAACTATTTCGCGCTGTCGGAGACTTACGAGGAAATCGACGAGAAAATGGTTACCTTGGCCCGCGAAGGCTCCAAGTTCGGCATTTACATGGTCGTGACGGCGACGAACAGCTCCCTTGTCCGCTACAAGCTGTCCGTGAATTTCAAAATGGCGGTGGCGCTGCAGCTCACGGATAAAGGGGAATACGCCAATATCGTCGGGCGGACGGAAGGCCTGGAGCCGGCCAAGGTGCCTGGGAGAGGCCTGGTTAACGGCAAGCCGCCGCTCGAATTCCAGACGGCGATTCCGGAGTTCAGTGAGCGGAGCATGGAAGAGCTTATTCAGGACTTCGAGTTCTTCGCCAAGGAGAACCTGGTTGAACCGGCAACGCCGATCCCGATTATGCCTGCCAAAATAGACATGAGAGAGATCAATCAGGGCGGAGAGCTGCTGGCCATCGGACTTGGCGACCATGACCTGATGCCGGTCTATGTGGATCTGACAGTGACTCCGGTGATCATGATCGCCGGCGACGCGATGTCGGGCAAAAGCACGCAGCTTGTCTCATGGATCAGCATGCTGGACGAGAAGCTGGGTTCGGACCGGCTGGAGGTCTATGCGCTCGATTCCAGCTCGATGGGAATCTATGAATTGATGAAGCTGCCTTGCGTAACGGATTTGTCGCAGGTCGAGGATATGTACGACTTCATCGATGCGGTCAAGCAAGAGCTGGACGACCGGCGCGGCAAATTCCTGGCGGCAAGACAGGCGAACGGTGACCTGAACGCGCTTGTCCGTTCCTGGAAGCAGATGATTTTCGTCATCGATAACTTAAGCGAGCTAACCAACGGGGATCAATATTCGCTCAAAGAATTGATCGAGCGCATCGCCAAGCAGGAACGCGGCATGAAGGTAGCCGTCATCGCGGCGGACCAGACCTCGGAGCTCGCCAACAACTGGGATAGCCTCGGCAAGGTGCTGCGGGAGGAGCAAACCGGCCTCTTGCTCGGCAGCCTCAAGGAGCAAAGCCTGTTCAATACGAGGTTCCCGTACGGGAGCCAGGAGAAGGACATGGAGCTTGGGGACGGCTATTTCATTGTGAAGAACAAATTTACGGGTCTGCGTACGGCCACATTCTCGCGGCAGCAGGAGAAGGTCATGATCTAG
- a CDS encoding DUF5050 domain-containing protein, with the protein MNVNISTGGLICGAQDKLLLADIRHYSGTHMQSRFSGDSTLLEGVFWFMNPRGDLVYYSDQSRGNRLYLLDLLSGSTQLLIDRPCCGLVLSGDWLYYKSETDHKLYRCLTDGTKESRVTDEPVECFVVEGEQVYYGTQQGIRSCHVSGSSREQLSESVPAHLLKIGDDLLFADTKNQYLLTALHLHTGEAQVYADVSPNSLNSDGRYIYCANRSNDSSVYRIDPDTGSKIRICGDSADHIHILGDTIYFSHRFEWYKMSLTGGQAEKVITES; encoded by the coding sequence GTGAATGTCAACATCAGCACCGGAGGCTTGATCTGCGGGGCTCAGGACAAGCTGCTGCTTGCCGATATCCGCCATTATTCCGGCACGCATATGCAGAGCCGGTTCTCCGGCGATAGTACCCTCTTGGAAGGCGTGTTCTGGTTCATGAATCCTAGGGGAGATCTCGTTTATTACAGTGACCAAAGCCGGGGGAACCGATTGTATCTCCTGGATCTATTATCAGGAAGTACTCAGCTGCTCATCGACCGTCCTTGCTGCGGCCTTGTCCTAAGCGGTGACTGGCTCTATTACAAGAGCGAGACCGATCATAAGCTGTATCGCTGCCTGACCGACGGGACGAAGGAATCACGGGTGACCGATGAACCAGTCGAATGCTTTGTCGTGGAAGGAGAGCAGGTGTATTACGGAACTCAGCAAGGAATCCGGTCGTGTCACGTTAGCGGGAGCAGCCGCGAGCAGCTCTCGGAATCCGTACCAGCCCATTTGTTGAAAATCGGCGACGACTTGCTATTCGCCGACACGAAGAACCAGTACTTGCTGACTGCTCTGCATCTGCACACAGGGGAAGCGCAGGTCTATGCGGATGTGTCGCCGAATAGCCTGAATAGCGACGGACGTTACATTTATTGCGCCAACCGCAGCAATGACAGCTCGGTGTATCGCATCGATCCGGACACGGGCAGCAAAATCCGCATTTGCGGGGACAGCGCCGACCATATTCATATTCTGGGCGATACGATCTATTTCAGCCACCGGTTCGAATGGTACAAGATGTCGCTGACCGGCGGCCAAGCGGAGAAAGTCATTACGGAGTCGTGA
- a CDS encoding WXG100 family type VII secretion target — translation MSTPSAISGTARNIRNELGEVKREEARLQAELAGVASWWKGSAGTALTDSYRSQTRNEINRLYSDIETLQTGLERLAAEVQRADEQRRIEARQKALKLEQQRNAKK, via the coding sequence ATGAGCACACCAAGTGCCATAAGCGGCACAGCTAGAAATATCCGCAATGAGCTGGGCGAGGTGAAGCGGGAGGAAGCCAGGCTGCAAGCCGAGCTTGCCGGGGTAGCGTCCTGGTGGAAGGGCAGCGCGGGTACAGCGCTGACGGACAGTTACCGGTCGCAAACGCGGAACGAGATTAACCGATTGTATTCGGACATCGAGACCTTGCAGACAGGCTTGGAGAGGCTGGCCGCCGAGGTACAGAGAGCCGACGAGCAAAGGCGTATCGAAGCCCGGCAGAAGGCGCTGAAGCTTGAGCAGCAGAGGAATGCTAAGAAATAA